One genomic window of Punica granatum isolate Tunisia-2019 chromosome 1, ASM765513v2, whole genome shotgun sequence includes the following:
- the LOC116207935 gene encoding formyltetrahydrofolate deformylase 1, mitochondrial-like, which produces MMATRKLCLSFNRALGVANRSLKSLNSPGESLDSRTYASLTHGIHVFHCPDEVGIVAKLSECIASNGGNILGADVFVPENKNVFYSRSEFIFDPLKWPRAQMDEDFLKLLKRFNAMRSVVRVPLLDPKYKIAVLASKQDHCLVDLLHGWQEGRLPVDITRVISNHERVPNTHVIRFLERHGIPYHYLPTTKENKREDDILELVRDTDFLVLARYMQILSGKFLRGYGKDIINIHHGLLPSFKGGNPSKQAFDSGVKLIGATSHFVTERLDAGPIIEQMVERVSHRDNLHSFVHKSENLEKQCLIKAVKSYCELRVLPYEQNKTVVF; this is translated from the exons atgatggcTACGAGGAAGCTATGTTTGAGCTTCAATCGAGCTCTCGGGGTTGCCAACAGGTCCCTCAAGTCTCTGAATTCCCCCGGTGAGTCCCTGGATTCAAGAACTTACGCCTCTCTCACTCACGGAATTCACGTCTTTCATTGCCCC GATGAGGTTGGGATTGTCGCAAAACTGTCGGAGTGTATTGCCTCCAATGGCGGAAACATACTCGGGGCCGATGTTTTCGTCCCGGAGAACAAGAATGTCTTCTATTCCAGAAG TGAGTTCATCTTTGACCCGCTCAAGTGGCCGCGGGCTCAAATGGATGAAGACTTCCTCAAACTGTTGAAGAGGTTCAACGCCATGAGGTCCGTCGTTCGAGTCCCACTCCTTGACCCGAAGTACAAGATTGCTGTTCTGGCTTCAAAACAG GACCACTGTCTTGTTGATCTATTACATGGGTGGCAGGAAGGGAGACTTCCTGTGGACATAACTCGCGTGATAAG TAATCACGAAAGGGTGCCCAACACACATGTAATTCGTTTTCTCGAAAGGCACGGGATCCCTTACCATTATCTACCAACAACCAAGGAGAACAAGAGAGAAGATGACATCTTGGAACTGGTTCGAGACACCGATTTCTTAGTACTTGCTAGATACATGCAG ATATTGTCGGGCAAATTTTTGAGAGGCTACGGGAAGGACATAATTAACATTCACCATGGCCTTTTGCCTTCATTCAAGGGTGGGAATCCCTCCAAGCAG GCCTTTGATTCAGGTGTAAAGTTAATTGGGGCTACGAGTCATTTCGTGACTGAACGACTTGACGCGGGACCCATTATCGAACAAATG GTTGAGAGAGTTTCTCACAGAGACAACTTGCATAGTTTTGTACATAAGTCGGAGAACCTCGAGAAG
- the LOC116192184 gene encoding transcription factor MYB114-like: MTAPTRRNKNSNNNGNEQGSSSSKKVMNRGAWTAEEDRKLSQYIEIHGPRRWKTVASKSGLNRCGKSCRLRWLNYLRPNIKRGNISDEEEDLILRLHRLLGNRWSLIAGRLPGRTDNEIKNYWNSHLSKKINQKEKSREVPAPQEATTPPLKTPENSQAEEEEGGNKLGTGNLDPSFDVNEFFDFTTEGSYGLEWVNKFLELDEDMLTADKRF, encoded by the exons atgacgGCACCAACAAGGCGTAACAAGAACAGCAACAATAATGGTAATGAGCagggaagcagcagcagcaagaaGGTGATGAACAGAGGGGCATGGACTGCTGAGGAAGACCGGAAGCTCTCTCAGTACATCGAAATCCACGGCCCCCGGAGGTGGAAGACTGTTGCTTCTAAATCAG GGTTGAACCGATGCGGGAAGAGTTGCAGGCTGAGGTGGCTGAACTATCTGAGGCCCAATATCAAGAGAGGGAACATCTCGGAcgaggaagaggatttgattcTCAGGCTCCATAGGCTGCTGGGCAACAG GTGGTCCTTGATCGCTGGGAGGCTTCCAGGCAGGACTGATAACGAGATTAAGAACTACTGGAATTCTCATttgagcaaaaaaataaatcaaaaggaGAAATCCAGAGAAGTTCCAGCACCTCAGGAGGCCACAACACCGCCGCTTAAAACTCCCGAAAACTCTCAggccgaggaggaggagggcggCAATAAATTGGGGACCGGAAACTTGGATCCTAGCTTTGACGTGAACGAGTTCTTCGACTTCACTACCGAGGGATCTTACGGTCTCGAGTGGGTCAATAAGTTCCTCGAACTCGACGAGGACATGTTGACCGCTGATAAGCGATTTTAA
- the LOC116188913 gene encoding 60S ribosomal protein L15-1-like, which yields MGAYKYVQELWRKKQSDVMRFLQRVRCWEYRQHPSIVRVTRPTRPDKARRLGYKAKQGYVIYRVRVRRGGRKRPVPKGIVYGKPTNQGVTQLKFQRSKRSVAEERAGRKLGGLRVLNSYWLNEDSTYKYYEVILVDVAHNAIRNDKRVQWICNPVHKHRELRGLTSAGKKYRGLRGRGHLHHKARPSRRATWKRNNTLSLRRYR from the exons ATGG GGGCGTATAAGTACGTGCAGGAGCTATGGAGGAAGAAGCAGTCCGACGTGATGAGGTTCCTGCAGAGGGTTAGGTGCTGGGAGTACCGCCAGCACCCCTCCATCGTGCGAGTCACCCGTCCCACTCGCCCTGACAAGGCCCGCCGCCTGGGTTACAAGGCCAAGCAG GGTtatgtcatttatcgtgtccGTGTCAGACGTGGAGGTCGCAAGAGGCCTGTTCCCAAGGGTATCGTGTATGGAAAGCCCACGAATCAGGGTGTTACTCAACTTAAGTTCCAACGCAGCAAGAGGTCTGTTGCAGAGGAGCGAGCGGGTAGGAAGTTGGGAGGCCTCAGGGTGCTCAACTCCTACTGGCTCAATGAG GATTCAACTTACAAGTACTATGAGGTGATCCTTGTTGATGTCGCCCACAATGCTATCCGGAATGACAAGAGGGTCCAATGGATCTGCAACCCGGTGCACAAGCACAGGGAGCTCCGTGGGCTTACCTCTGCTGGGAAGAAATACAGGGGTCTCCGGGGAAGGGGGCACCTGCACCACAAGGCACGCCCATCTCGCAGAGCTACATGGAAGAGAAACAACACCCTCTCTCTCCGCCGTTACCGTTGA
- the LOC116207943 gene encoding uncharacterized protein LOC116207943 isoform X2, translated as MLLTVLVEVEPPSPMRYLVGAAIMMVGVVLPVGYMMFRNKRVPSNSSYSKQT; from the exons ATGCTT CTCACCGTACTAGTAGAGGTGGAGCCGCCGAGCCCGATGAGGTACTTAGTTGGAGCGGCGATCATGATGGTCGGAGTGGTGTTGCCGGTTGGCTACATGATGTTCCGCAACAAGCGTGTGCCGTCTAATTCCTCTTATTCCAAGCAGACGTAG
- the LOC116192925 gene encoding uncharacterized protein LOC116192925, translating to MAAPFFSTPFQPYVYQSPQDVVTPFQILGGEAQLVQVMLKPQEKIIARPGSMCFMSGSIEMENVYLPEHEVGMWQWLFGKNITSIVLRNTGTTDGFVGIAAPSLARILPIDLAVFGGEMLCQPDAFLCSINDVKVSNTVDQRARHVVTGAEGFLRQKLSGQGLAFIVAGGSVVQKNLEVGEVLAVDVTCIAAVTATVNVQIKYNGPIRRAVFGGENLVTAVLTGPGIVFIQSLPFHRLSQRIARAVASPNMRENPKFFIQIALFFFLAYVVIVSSLILTDV from the exons ATGGCTGCTCCGTTCTTCTCCACCCCCTTCCAGCCTTACGTATATCAG AGTCCCCAAGATGTGGTCACCCCATTTCAAATTTTGGGTGGTGAAGCGCAGTTGGTTCAG GTTATGTTAAAGCCACAAGAAAAGATAATAGCGAGACCAG GTTCTATGTGCTTTATGTCTGGATCCATTGAAATGGAAAATGTCTATCTTCCCGAACATGAAGTTGGCATGTGGCAGTGGCTGTTCGGCAAGAACATTACAAGCATAGTTCTTCGGAACACGGGTACAACAGATGGATTTGTTGGAATAGCTGCACCTTCTCTTGCAAGAATTCTCCCG ATTGATCTGGCAGTTTTCGGGGGAGAGATGTTGTGCCAG CCAGATGCATTCTTATGCTCCATTAACGATGTAAAGGTTAGTAATACAGTTGACCAGAGAGCCCGTCATGTGGTCACTGGTGCAGAG GGATTTCTGAGACAGAAGTTATCTGGACAGGGACTTGCCTTCATAGTTGCTGGTGGATCTG TTGTGCAGAAAAATCTTGAGGTAGGCGAAGTATTAGCTGTCGACGTTACCTGCATTGCAGCTGTGACGGCCACGGTTAATGTGCAAATTAAATACAATGGTCCCATCAGAAGGGCAGTCTTCGGG GGTGAGAATCTCGTCACAGCTGTTCTGACTGGTCCTGGAATCGTTTTCATTCAGAGCTTGCCGTTCCACCGGCTGTCTCAGCGGATTGCTCG GGCTGTTGCGTCCCCAAACATGAGAGAGAACCCCAAGTTTTTCATCCAGATAGcgcttttcttctttcttgcGTATGTTGTGATTGTATCTTCATTAATATTGACAGATGTATGA
- the LOC116207943 gene encoding uncharacterized protein LOC116207943 isoform X1, with the protein MLLTVLVEVEPPSPMRYLVGAAIMMVGVVLPVGYMMFRNKRVPSNSSYSKQTNKVLI; encoded by the exons ATGCTT CTCACCGTACTAGTAGAGGTGGAGCCGCCGAGCCCGATGAGGTACTTAGTTGGAGCGGCGATCATGATGGTCGGAGTGGTGTTGCCGGTTGGCTACATGATGTTCCGCAACAAGCGTGTGCCGTCTAATTCCTCTTATTCCAAGCAGAC GAACAAAGTTTTGATCTAG
- the LOC116192374 gene encoding 3-isopropylmalate dehydratase small subunit 3-like, whose amino-acid sequence MAAFSCSLGRAFAAVSKPKHSLPSQINDRSSFISPSSQVPLKQSIIFRKTRSISPKTTKISCNLEASASSTSAKTFHGLCYVVGDNIDTDQIIPAEYLTLVPSNPDEYEKLGSYALIGLPSTYTTRFIEPNQMKTKYSIVIGGDNFGCGSSREHAPVALGAAGAVAVVAESYARIFFRNSVATGEIYPLESEVRICEECKTGDTVTIVLAESKLINHTTGKEYKLKPIGDAGPVIDAGGIFAYARKTGMIPSQAA is encoded by the coding sequence ATGGCTGCTTTCTCGTGCTCCTTGGGTCGTGCCTTTGCTGCTGTTTCTAAACCAAAGCATTCTTTGCCCTCTCAAATCAATGACCGGAGCTCTTTTATCAGTCCGAGCTCCCAAGTCCCATTGAAGCAGAGTATTATCTTCCGAAAGACGAGGTCTATCTCACCAAAGACCACCAAAATTTCTTGCAATCTGGAGGCTTCTGCCAGCTCAACTTCAGCCAAAACTTTCCATGGCCTATGCTATGTCGTAGGGGACAACATTGACACTGACCAAATTATCCCCGCGGAGTACCTTACCCTAGTTCCCTCCAACCCTGATGAATACGAGAAGCTTGGGTCCTATGCCCTGATTGGCCTCCCTTCAACCTATACCACTCGATTCATTGAGCCCAACCAGATGAAGACGAAGTACTCAATTGTTATCGGGGGAGATAACTTTGGGTGCGGTTCTTCACGTGAGCATGCACCTGTAGCCCTCGGCGCGGCGGGTGCTGTGGCTGTGGTGGCAGAGTCTTATGCGAGGATATTCTTCCGAAATTCTGTGGCCACTGGAGAAATTTACCCTTTGGAGTCAGAGGTTAGGATTTGCGAGGAGTGCAAGACAGGGGATACGGTAACTATAGTGTTGGCTGAGAGCAAGTTAATCAACCATACAACTGGAAAGGAATATAAGTTGAAGCCAATTGGTGATGCTGGTCCTGTGATTGATGCTGGTGGCATTTTCGCGTACGCAAGGAAAACCGGAATGATTCCGTCACAAGCAGCTTGA
- the LOC116192190 gene encoding probable glycosyltransferase At5g03795 — MRRPFIIVLVLTRDIFRLCMGKRLNKRKFFIIVAVVTICGMVLPTLIFPHPLNIWFLYPPIVASSDNSLTSNIHLRVEQTVARFEQTQNVPAAPVASVNSSIQTNQSALVEEKRRKKKRKRKHGRMAQKILSPPPPPPRRIVPASLQRYIWSLPPNEQLVYAKKEIANASTVIDDPDIYAPLFKNVSVFKRSYELMEMILKVYIYKDGKRPIFHVPHLMGIYASEGWFMKLMEENRWFPTKDPEKAHLFYLPYSARQLELAIYLPGSHNLRPLSIYLRDHVNYLAAKYPFWNRTHGSDHFLVACHDWGPYTTTAHEELARNTIKALCNADLSEGIFKAGKDVSLPETTIRNPRKPLRYIGGLRVSQRPILSFFAGNMHGRVRPTLLRYWQDKDDDMRVYGPLPNRVSRKMSYVQHMKSSKYCLCPMGYEVNSPRIVEAIYYECVPVIIADNFVPPLSEVFDWSSFSVILAEKDIPNLKDILSAIPLRRYLKMQTNVKMVQKHFLWNPRPVRYDLFHMILHSIWFNRLNQIEVPPAQ, encoded by the exons ATGAGGAGGCCATTTATTATAGTTCTCGTCCTAACGAGGGATATCTTTCGCCTTTGCATGGGCAAAAGACTTAATAAGAGAAAATTCTTTATCATCGTGGCCGTCGTGACTATATGTGGCATGGTGCTTCCGACCCTTATATTTCCCCATCCTCTGAACATTTGGTTCCTCTATCCACCTATAGTTGCTTCATCAGATAATTCCTTGACTAGCAATATACATTTGAGAGTGGAACAGACTGTGGCAAGGTTTGAGCAAACACAGAATGTTCCGGCTGCCCCTGTTGCTTCTGTGAACTCTTCAATTCAGACAAATCAATCTGCGTTAGTGGAGGAGAAAAGACGAAAAAAGAAGCGGAAAAGGAAGCATGGCAGGATGGCGCAAAAGATTttatctcctcctcctccccctcctcGTAGAATCGTGCCTGCTTCTTTGCAG AGATATATCTGGTCTCTGCCACCGAATGAGCAACTTGTGTATGCTAAAAAGGAGATTGCAAATGCTTCAACAGTTATCGATGATCCTGATATCTATGCTCCACTATTCAAGAATGTCTCCGTATTCAAAAG GAGCTATGAATTGATGGAAATGATACTCAAAGTTTACATTTACAAAGATGGTAAAAGGCCCATTTTCCATGTGCCCCACCTCATGGGAATTTATGCATCCGAAGGATGGTTCATGAAACTAATGGAGGAGAATCGGTGGTTTCCGACCAAGGACCCGGAGAAAGCTCACCTATTTTATCTGCCTTATAGTGCACGCCAGTTGGAGCTGGCCATATACTTACCTGGCTCGCATAACCTGAGACCGTTATCTATCTATTTGAGAGATCACGTGAACTATCTTGCAGCCAAGTATCCTTTCTGGAACAGGACACATGGGTCAGACCACTTCCTCGTTGCTTGCCATGACTGG GGCCCTTACACGACGACTGCACACGAGGAGCTGGCCCGAAACACGATAAAAGCTTTATGCAATGCTGATCTATCGGAAGGAATTTTCAAAGCTGGAAAGGATGTTTCTCTCCCTGAGACTACCATAAGGAACCCAAGGAAACCTCTGAGGTACATAGGCGGTTTAAGGGTGTCACAGCGCCCGATCCTTTCGTTCTTCGCTGGAAACATGCATGGTAGGGTCCGCCCGACACTTCTCCGGTACTGGCAGGACAAGGACGACGATATGAGAGTATACGGTCCTCTACCAAACAGGGTCTCCCGAAAGATGTCTTATGTCCAGCACATGAAATCTAGTAAATACTGCCTATGCCCCATGGGTTATGAAGTTAACAGCCCGAGAATAGTCGAGGCCATATATTATGAGTGTGTTCCAGTTATTATTGCAGATAATTTCGTTCCTCCATTGAGTGAGGTCTTCGATTGGAGTTCTTTCTCAGTTATTTTGGCAGAAAAGGATATTCCAAATCTAAAGGACATTTTATCTGCCATTCCATTGAGGAGGTACCTTAAGATGCAAACTAATGTCAAGATGGTGCAGAAGCACTTCCTCTGGAACCCGAGACCTGTCAGATACGATTTGTTCCACATGATCCTGCATTCTATTTGGTTTAACCGGTTGAATCAGATCGAAGTCCCACCTGCACAGTGA
- the LOC116188903 gene encoding uncharacterized protein LOC116188903 — protein sequence MEGAGSGSTVKYGIVGVGMMGREHLINLHHLRTEGAVVVAIADPHVPSQQLAIDLAGSFGWHLKVFSGHRELLDSGECDVVVVSSPNMTHYEILMDIIRHPKPHHALVEKPLCTTVDHCREVVMAARKRPEMLVQVGLEYRYMPPVAKLIEIVKGGSLGNIRMVAIREHRFPFLVKVNNWNRFNVNTGGTLVEKCCHFFDLMRLFAGANPVRVMASGAIDVNHKDEVYDGKVPDIIDNAYVIVEFENGSRGMLDLCMFAEGSKNEQEIAVVGDIGKGEAFVPESVVQFGSRAAGREGVQTIKAEDNRIKYHGLHHGSSYLEHLNFLHAMRAEGEQAPAVDLQDGLISVAMGVAAQLSIELGRFVTIEEVTCEHIV from the exons aTGGAAGGTGCAGGGAGTGGGAGCACAGTGAAGTATGGGATAGTGGGAGTGGGGATGATGGGGAGAGAGCACCTCATCAATCTACATCATCTTCGCACCGAAGGTGCAGTGGTTGTCGCCATAGCTGACCCTCATGTTCCTTCCCAGCAGCTCGCAATTGATTTGGCCGGCTCCTTCGGGTGGCATCTGAAG GTTTTCTCAGGTCACCGTGAACTGTTAGACAGCGGGGAGTGTGATGTAGTGGTGGTTTCTTCTCCGAACATGACGCACTATGAGATCCTCATGGATATAATCAGACATCCGAAGCCGCACCATGCTCTCGTGGAGAAGCCTTTGTGCACCACGGTCGATCATTGCAGGGAG GTGGTGATGGCAGCAAGAAAGAGGCCAGAGATGCTGGTGCAAGTTGGTTTGGAATACAGATACATGCCGCCTGTTGCTAAGCTGATCGAAATCGTCAAAGGTGGCTCTCTTGGGAACATTAGGATGGTAGCAATTCGAGAACATCGGTTCCCATTTCTTGTTAAG GTCAACAACTGGAACAGGTTCAACGTAAACACAGGGGGGACTCTAGTTGAGAAGTGCTGCCACTTTTTTGATTTAATGAGACTATTTGCTGGTGCAAATCCCGTTCGTGTTATGGCTTCTGGAGCAATTGATGTTAATCACAAAGATGAAGTATATGATGGGAAG GTACCCGATATCATTGATAATGCATATGTTATAGTTGAATTCGAGAATGGTTCCCGGGGGATGCTTGACCTCTGCATGTTTGCTGAAGGGAGTAAAAATGAGCAAGAAATTGCAGTTGTGGGTGACATCGGGAAG GGCGAGGCCTTTGTTCCCGAGAGTGTTGTGCAGTTTGGCAGTCGAGCTGCAGGAAGAGAGGGCGTACAAACTATAAAAGCCGAGGACAACCGAATAAA ATACCACGGACTCCATCATGGATCAAGCTACTTGGAACACTTGAACTTCTTGCACGCGATGAGAGCAGAAGGTGAACAAGCCCCTGCTGTGGATTTGCAAGATGGGCTGATCTCAGTTGCCATGGGAGTAGCAGCACAGCTTTCCATAGAGTTGGGACGATTCGTGACAATTGAAGAAGTCACTTGTGAACACATAGTTTAG